The Engystomops pustulosus chromosome 4, aEngPut4.maternal, whole genome shotgun sequence genome contains a region encoding:
- the LOC140128771 gene encoding olfactory receptor 5AP2-like, with amino-acid sequence MYFFISQLSLSDILLTTNITPNLLHLLLNNGGAITFTGCLTQFYFFGFTLNFVCFLLPAMSYDRYVAVCNPLRYISIMRSVFCIQLVALCWMMGFVGSLILTVPSSQFHYCGANIDHLYCDIVPLLKLACSNAFIVQIELYVIGSPFIFSQILIVAVFYTCIVLAVLRISSSAGRQKAFSTCSSHLIVVSIFYWTIVIVYVFPIKGQTSTISKVVSLLYTVFTPLMNPIIYSLRNKDIKKAVQQTLRKH; translated from the coding sequence cacaactgtccCTCAGTGACATCTTGCTAACCACGAATATCACCCCCAACCTGCTCCACCTCTTACTGAATAATGGGGGGGCCATTACTTTTACTGGTTGTTTaactcaattttatttttttggattcACATTAAACTTTGTATGTTTCCTCCTCCCAGCAATGTCCTATGACAGATACGTGGCCGTCTGTAACCCCCTCCGCTACATCTCCATCATGAGAAGTGTGTTTTGTATTCAGTTGGTTGCTCTGTGTTGGATGATGGGTTTTGTGGGATCTCTTATTCTCACCGTTCCATCATCACAGTTTCACTATTGTGGAGCCAACATTGACCATTTATACTGTGACATTGTCCCGTTACTAAAACTTGCCTGTTCTAACGCCTTCATTGTTCAGATAGAATTGTATGTAATAGGCAGTCCATTCATTTTCTCCCAGATCCTGATTGTTGCTGTGTTTTATACTTGTATTGTATTAGCAGTATTAAGGATCTCATCCAGTGCCGggagacagaaagccttctccacctgtagctcccacctcattgtggtctccatattCTACTGGACAATAGTCATAGTTTATGTTTTCCCAATAAAAGGACAGACATCGACCATCAGTAAAGTTGTATCTCTGCTCTACACAGTATTTACTCCTCTGATGAATCCTATTATATACAGTCTGAGGAATAAGGACATTAAGAAAGCCGTACAGCAAACCCTTCGCAAACATTAA